In Pseudomonas alcaliphila JAB1, a single window of DNA contains:
- a CDS encoding acetaldehyde dehydrogenase (acetylating), which produces MNQKLKVAIIGPGNIGTDLMIKVLRNAKYLEMGAMVGIDAASDGLARAQRMGVATTHAGVEGLINLPEFADIDFVFDATSASAHVQNEALLRQAKPGIRLIDLTPAAIGPYCVPVVNLEEHLGKLNVNMVTCGGQATIPMVAAVSRVAKVHYAEIVASISSKSAGPGTRANIDEFTETTSKAIEVIGGAAKGKAIIIMNPAEPPLIMRDTVYVLSAAADEAAVAASVEEMVQAVQAYVPGYRLKQQVQFDVIPESAPLNIPGLGRFSGLKTSVFLEVEGAAHYLPAYAGNLDIMTSAALATAERMAQSMLKA; this is translated from the coding sequence ATGAACCAGAAACTCAAAGTCGCGATCATCGGTCCGGGCAATATCGGCACCGACCTGATGATCAAGGTGCTGCGCAACGCCAAGTACCTGGAAATGGGCGCCATGGTCGGCATCGACGCCGCCTCCGACGGTCTGGCCCGCGCCCAGCGCATGGGCGTGGCGACCACCCATGCCGGCGTCGAAGGGCTGATCAACCTGCCCGAGTTCGCCGACATCGATTTCGTCTTCGACGCCACCTCGGCCAGTGCCCACGTGCAGAACGAGGCGCTGCTGCGCCAGGCCAAACCGGGCATCCGCCTGATCGACCTGACCCCGGCGGCCATCGGCCCGTACTGCGTGCCGGTGGTCAACCTGGAGGAGCACCTCGGCAAGCTCAACGTCAACATGGTCACCTGCGGCGGCCAGGCGACCATCCCGATGGTCGCCGCGGTCTCCCGCGTGGCCAAGGTCCATTACGCCGAGATCGTCGCCTCGATCAGCAGCAAGTCCGCCGGTCCCGGCACCCGCGCCAACATCGACGAGTTCACCGAGACCACCAGCAAAGCCATCGAGGTGATCGGCGGTGCGGCCAAGGGCAAGGCGATCATCATCATGAACCCGGCTGAGCCGCCGCTGATCATGCGCGACACCGTGTATGTGCTGTCCGCCGCCGCCGATGAGGCCGCCGTCGCGGCCTCGGTGGAGGAAATGGTTCAGGCGGTGCAGGCCTACGTGCCCGGCTATCGCCTGAAGCAGCAGGTGCAGTTCGACGTGATCCCCGAGTCCGCGCCGCTGAACATCCCCGGCCTCGGCCGGTTCAGCGGGTTGAAGACCTCGGTGTTCCTCGAAGTCGAAGGCGCCGCCCATTACCTGCCGGCCTACGCTGGCAACCTCGACATCATGACCTCCGCCGCGCTGGCCACTGCCGAGCGCATGGCCCAGTCGATGCTCAAGGCCTGA
- the dmpE gene encoding 2-oxopent-4-enoate hydratase: MDQIMINALGDELYQAMLNREAISPLTERGFDISVDDAYHISLRLLERRLAAGEKIIGKKIGVTSKAVQNMLGVHQPDFGYLTDAMVFNSGEAVPISQRLMQPKAEGEIAFILKKDLIGPGVTNADVLAATECVMPCFEIVDSRIRDWKIKIQDTVADNASCGLFVLGDQAVSPRQVDLVTCGMVVEKNGHIISTGAGAAALGSPVNCVAWLANTLGRFGIALKAGEVILSGSLVPLEPVKAGDVMRVDIGGIGSASVRFT; the protein is encoded by the coding sequence ATGGACCAGATAATGATCAACGCGCTCGGCGACGAGCTGTACCAGGCCATGCTCAACCGCGAGGCGATCAGCCCGCTGACCGAGCGTGGCTTCGACATCAGCGTCGACGACGCCTACCACATTTCGCTGCGCCTGCTCGAACGGCGCCTGGCGGCCGGCGAGAAGATCATCGGCAAGAAGATCGGCGTGACCAGCAAGGCGGTGCAAAACATGCTGGGCGTGCACCAGCCGGACTTCGGTTACCTGACCGACGCCATGGTGTTCAACAGCGGCGAAGCGGTGCCGATCAGCCAGCGACTGATGCAGCCCAAGGCCGAGGGCGAGATCGCCTTCATCCTCAAGAAGGACCTGATCGGCCCCGGCGTGACCAACGCCGACGTACTGGCCGCCACCGAGTGCGTGATGCCCTGTTTCGAGATCGTCGATTCGCGCATCCGCGACTGGAAAATCAAGATCCAGGACACCGTGGCGGACAACGCCTCCTGCGGCCTGTTCGTGCTCGGCGACCAGGCGGTATCGCCGCGCCAGGTCGACCTGGTCACCTGCGGCATGGTGGTGGAAAAGAACGGCCACATCATCAGCACCGGGGCCGGCGCTGCGGCGCTCGGTTCGCCGGTCAACTGCGTGGCCTGGCTGGCCAACACCCTGGGCCGTTTCGGCATCGCGCTGAAAGCCGGCGAGGTGATCCTGTCCGGCTCGCTGGTGCCGTTGGAGCCGGTCAAGGCCGGCGACGTGATGCGCGTCGACATCGGCGGTATCGGCAGCGCCTCCGTGCGCTTCACCTGA
- a CDS encoding alpha/beta hydrolase codes for MSAPQNSPEIGREILAAGYRTNLHDSGEGFPLMMIHGSGPGVTAWANWRLVMPELAKRRRVIAPDMLGFGYSERPADGQYHQQRWVEHALGVLDALGIEQADLVGNSFGGGLALALAIRHPERVRRLVLMGSAGVSFPITPGLDDVWGYEPSFATMRRLMDTFAYDRSLVTDELAELRYQASIRPGFQESFAQMFPAPRQRWVDGLASSEAQIRALPHETLVIHGREDQVIPLAASLTLAEWIVRAQLHVFGQCGHWTQIEHAARFARLVEDFLAEADARHS; via the coding sequence ATGAGCGCACCCCAGAACAGCCCGGAAATCGGCCGCGAAATCCTCGCCGCCGGCTATCGCACCAACCTGCACGACAGCGGCGAAGGCTTCCCGCTGATGATGATCCACGGCTCCGGCCCCGGCGTCACCGCCTGGGCCAACTGGCGCCTGGTGATGCCCGAGCTGGCCAAGCGTCGCCGGGTGATCGCCCCGGACATGCTGGGCTTCGGCTACAGCGAACGCCCGGCCGATGGTCAGTACCACCAACAGCGCTGGGTCGAACACGCGCTTGGCGTGCTCGATGCCCTGGGCATCGAGCAGGCCGATCTGGTCGGTAACTCCTTCGGTGGCGGCCTGGCCCTGGCCCTGGCCATCCGCCACCCCGAGCGCGTGCGCCGGCTGGTGCTGATGGGCAGCGCCGGGGTGAGCTTTCCGATCACCCCGGGCCTGGATGATGTGTGGGGCTATGAGCCGTCCTTCGCCACCATGCGCCGGCTGATGGACACCTTCGCCTACGACCGCAGCCTGGTCACCGACGAGTTGGCCGAGCTGCGTTACCAGGCCAGCATCCGCCCCGGTTTTCAGGAGTCGTTCGCGCAGATGTTCCCCGCACCGCGCCAGCGCTGGGTCGATGGCCTGGCCAGCAGCGAGGCGCAGATCCGCGCCTTGCCCCACGAAACCCTGGTGATCCATGGCCGCGAGGATCAGGTGATCCCCCTGGCCGCCTCGCTGACCCTGGCCGAGTGGATCGTCCGCGCGCAATTGCACGTGTTCGGCCAGTGCGGCCACTGGACGCAGATCGAACACGCCGCCCGCTTCGCCCGCCTGGTCGAGGATTTCCTCGCCGAAGCCGACGCCCGCCATTCCTGA
- a CDS encoding 2-hydroxymuconic semialdehyde dehydrogenase, with product MKEIKHFINGAFVGSASGRTFEDVNPANGQVIARVHEAGRAEVDAAVQAARAALKGPWGKMSVSERAEILHRVADGITARFDEFLEAECLDTGKPKSLASHIDIPRGAANFKVFADLLKNVATEAFEMATPDGSGAINYAVRRPKGVIGVISPWNLPLLLMTWKVGPALACGNTVVVKPSEETPLTTALLGEVMQAAGVPAGVYNVVHGFGPDSAGAFLTEHPDVNAITFTGETRTGEAIMRAAAKGVRPVSFELGGKNAGIVFADCDLDKAIEGSMRSVFANGGQVCLGTERLYVERPIFDEFVARLKAGAESLVIGTPDDPQANFGPLISLQHREKVLSYYQKAVDEGATVVTGGGVPEMPAELAGGAWVQPTIWTGLADGAAVVTEEIFGPCCHIRPFDREEEAVELANSLPYGLAATIWTENTSRAHRVAGQLEAGIVWVNSWFLRDLRTAFGGSKQSGIGREGGVHSLEFYTELKNICVKL from the coding sequence ATGAAAGAGATCAAGCACTTCATTAACGGCGCCTTCGTCGGCTCGGCTAGCGGCCGCACCTTCGAGGACGTCAACCCCGCTAATGGCCAGGTGATTGCCCGTGTTCACGAAGCTGGTCGCGCCGAAGTCGACGCAGCGGTGCAGGCCGCACGCGCCGCGCTGAAAGGCCCCTGGGGCAAGATGAGCGTGAGCGAGCGGGCGGAGATCCTGCACCGCGTGGCCGACGGCATCACCGCACGTTTCGACGAGTTCCTCGAGGCCGAATGCCTGGATACCGGCAAGCCCAAGTCGCTCGCCAGCCATATCGACATCCCGCGCGGTGCGGCCAACTTCAAGGTCTTCGCCGACCTACTGAAGAACGTCGCCACCGAAGCCTTCGAGATGGCCACGCCGGATGGTAGTGGCGCGATCAACTACGCGGTGCGCCGCCCCAAGGGGGTGATCGGGGTGATCAGCCCGTGGAACCTGCCGCTACTGCTGATGACCTGGAAGGTCGGCCCGGCCCTGGCCTGCGGCAACACGGTGGTGGTCAAGCCCTCGGAGGAAACCCCACTGACTACCGCGCTGCTCGGCGAGGTGATGCAGGCGGCCGGCGTGCCGGCTGGGGTGTACAACGTGGTGCATGGCTTCGGCCCGGATTCGGCCGGCGCCTTCCTCACCGAGCACCCGGACGTCAACGCCATCACCTTCACCGGCGAAACCCGCACCGGCGAGGCGATCATGCGCGCGGCGGCCAAGGGTGTGCGGCCGGTGTCCTTCGAACTGGGCGGCAAGAACGCCGGCATCGTCTTCGCCGACTGCGACCTGGACAAGGCCATCGAAGGCAGCATGCGGTCGGTGTTCGCCAACGGCGGCCAGGTCTGCCTGGGCACCGAGCGCCTGTATGTCGAGCGGCCGATCTTCGATGAGTTTGTCGCCCGCCTCAAGGCCGGCGCCGAGAGCCTGGTGATAGGTACGCCGGATGACCCGCAGGCCAACTTCGGCCCGTTGATCAGCCTGCAGCACCGCGAGAAGGTCCTCTCCTATTACCAGAAGGCGGTTGATGAGGGCGCCACAGTGGTCACCGGCGGCGGCGTGCCCGAGATGCCGGCCGAACTGGCTGGCGGCGCCTGGGTGCAACCGACCATCTGGACCGGCTTGGCCGACGGTGCCGCGGTGGTCACCGAGGAAATCTTCGGGCCCTGCTGCCATATCCGCCCGTTCGACCGCGAGGAAGAAGCCGTCGAGTTGGCCAATAGCCTACCCTATGGCCTGGCGGCGACCATCTGGACCGAGAACACCTCGCGCGCGCACCGCGTCGCCGGGCAGTTGGAGGCCGGCATCGTCTGGGTCAACAGTTGGTTCCTGCGCGATCTGCGCACCGCCTTCGGCGGCAGCAAGCAATCCGGGATCGGTCGGGAAGGGGGTGTGCACTCGCTGGAGTTCTACACCGAACTGAAAAACATCTGTGTGAAGTTGTGA